Proteins encoded by one window of Prevotella nigrescens:
- the mrdA gene encoding penicillin-binding protein 2: MINYDLEKRRFILSGVAIAIITVYLIRLFALQIASDDYRKRADSNAFLKKIEFPSRGIITDRKGKLLVYNQPAYDIMVVMNEEKGRLDTLEFCKALNITKDFFVQRMKDIKDRTKNPGYSRFTQQLFMGQLSDKEFSSFQEKLYRFPGFYIQKRSIRQYSGTIAGHVLGDVAEVSQSDIETDDYYQPGDYIGKMGIERKYEKELRGQKGVQILLRDAHGRIKGRYKDGQYDQRPKPGSDLQLGLDADLQALGERLMEGKIGAIVAIEPKTGQILAMVSSPTFDPREMIGKMRGKNQQRMTLDPSKPLLNRAIMGQYPPGSTFKTSQAITYFSEGIVSDSTRFPCHHGFSFRGLHVGCHAHASPISIVPAISTSCNAYFCWGLYYMLSNRRKYKNLDDAMNRWRDYMVSMGFGYKLGIDLPGEKRGLIPNAEFYDNAFGKWNPLSVISIAIGQGEINLTPLQIANLGAIIANRGYYYTPHVVRKIQGAQLDRKYLKMHKVMGTPRAFNEVVAGMVSSARGGTCAHAVHPGYTLAGKTGTAQNRGKDHSVFMGFAPVESPKIAIAVYVENGGFGAVYGVPIGSLMMEQYINGKLTPHDETQATSIQRRHISYPFKRKLSISDSLRLDSIKRVNHIKDSLRIVRERQNIEAKQRARQLKAERDAEEKEKKQQPLSDPIIKDDEEIKIRTEKEEKNKGKERDKPNSGKKKDKENRRNDDKK, from the coding sequence ATGATTAACTATGATTTAGAGAAACGCCGTTTTATTCTTAGTGGTGTTGCTATTGCTATCATCACTGTTTATTTAATACGATTATTTGCACTCCAGATAGCAAGTGACGACTATCGCAAACGTGCCGATTCTAATGCTTTTTTAAAGAAAATAGAATTTCCTTCCCGAGGTATAATTACTGACAGAAAGGGAAAACTTCTCGTTTATAACCAACCTGCGTATGATATTATGGTGGTAATGAACGAAGAAAAAGGTCGTCTTGATACTTTAGAATTTTGTAAAGCTTTAAATATTACGAAGGATTTCTTTGTTCAACGTATGAAAGATATAAAGGATAGAACAAAGAATCCAGGTTATTCTCGTTTTACCCAGCAACTCTTTATGGGGCAATTAAGCGATAAAGAGTTTAGTTCTTTCCAAGAGAAACTTTATCGTTTCCCTGGTTTTTATATACAAAAGCGCAGTATTCGCCAATACAGCGGAACAATCGCAGGACATGTTCTGGGAGATGTGGCAGAGGTGAGTCAAAGTGATATTGAAACTGATGATTATTACCAACCAGGCGATTATATCGGTAAAATGGGAATTGAACGCAAATACGAGAAAGAACTACGTGGACAGAAAGGAGTGCAAATTCTTCTTCGTGATGCTCATGGGCGTATTAAAGGAAGATATAAAGATGGTCAATACGACCAGCGACCTAAGCCTGGAAGTGATTTGCAATTAGGTCTTGATGCCGATTTGCAAGCTCTTGGCGAACGTTTGATGGAAGGAAAAATAGGAGCGATTGTAGCTATTGAGCCTAAGACCGGTCAGATATTAGCAATGGTTTCCTCGCCAACTTTCGATCCTCGTGAAATGATAGGGAAGATGCGTGGCAAGAATCAACAGCGAATGACACTCGATCCCTCTAAACCTTTACTTAATAGAGCTATAATGGGACAATATCCTCCTGGCTCTACTTTTAAGACAAGTCAGGCAATTACTTATTTCAGCGAAGGAATTGTGAGCGATTCTACTCGTTTTCCATGTCATCATGGTTTTTCTTTTCGTGGTCTTCATGTAGGCTGTCATGCACATGCTTCGCCTATTTCTATTGTACCGGCAATAAGTACTTCGTGTAATGCTTATTTTTGTTGGGGGCTATATTATATGCTTTCTAACAGGAGAAAGTATAAGAATCTTGACGATGCAATGAACCGATGGCGCGATTATATGGTGTCAATGGGATTTGGTTATAAATTGGGGATCGATTTGCCAGGAGAGAAGCGAGGACTTATTCCGAATGCAGAATTTTACGATAATGCTTTTGGGAAATGGAATCCATTATCGGTCATTTCAATTGCTATAGGGCAGGGAGAAATTAATCTGACTCCATTGCAAATTGCAAATCTTGGTGCTATTATTGCAAATCGTGGATACTACTATACTCCACATGTTGTACGGAAGATTCAAGGAGCACAATTAGACCGGAAATATTTAAAGATGCATAAAGTAATGGGAACGCCACGGGCTTTTAACGAAGTGGTTGCAGGAATGGTCTCATCTGCACGTGGTGGTACCTGTGCCCATGCCGTACATCCTGGATATACACTTGCAGGAAAGACGGGTACTGCACAAAATCGTGGTAAGGATCACTCTGTGTTTATGGGATTTGCTCCTGTGGAATCTCCCAAGATTGCAATTGCCGTGTATGTAGAGAATGGTGGATTCGGGGCAGTCTATGGTGTCCCTATCGGCTCTCTGATGATGGAGCAATATATAAATGGGAAGTTGACTCCTCACGATGAAACTCAGGCTACATCGATACAAAGGCGTCATATCAGCTATCCTTTTAAACGTAAGTTGAGTATTTCGGATTCTTTGCGGTTAGATTCGATAAAGCGTGTAAATCATATAAAGGATTCTTTGCGCATCGTTCGCGAGCGGCAGAATATTGAGGCGAAGCAACGTGCCCGTCAGTTGAAGGCAGAACGAGATGCGGAAGAGAAAGAAAAGAAGCAGCAACCGTTGAGCGACCCCATTATAAAGGACGACGAGGAGATAAAAATAAGGACTGAAAAGGAAGAGAAGAATAAAGGCAAAGAGAGGGACAAACCCAATAGCGGGAAGAAAAAAGACAAAGAAAATCGTAGGAATGACGACAAGAAATAG
- the mreD gene encoding rod shape-determining protein MreD has translation MNIDFVKTLGWFLILVLAQVFVLNHIHLFGFATPLPYVYFILLFRRNCPQWVIVLWGFIMGLLIDTFSNTPGVSSGSLTLIAALQPYILRAFVSHDNAEDLQPGVTSLGFGRYVWYSLILTFVYCIVFFSLDMFSFFNFFVWLQCVVGSTILTLLFLLVIEHVRSRA, from the coding sequence ATGAATATAGATTTTGTAAAGACATTAGGCTGGTTTCTGATATTAGTACTTGCACAAGTATTTGTGCTGAATCATATTCATTTGTTTGGTTTCGCTACCCCTTTACCTTATGTTTATTTCATTCTTTTATTTCGAAGAAACTGTCCACAATGGGTAATTGTCTTGTGGGGATTTATTATGGGATTACTCATAGACACTTTCTCAAATACTCCAGGAGTGTCATCAGGTTCCTTAACTTTGATTGCAGCATTACAACCCTATATATTACGTGCGTTCGTTTCGCACGATAATGCTGAAGATTTGCAGCCAGGAGTAACGAGTCTTGGTTTCGGACGATATGTTTGGTACAGTCTGATATTGACATTTGTTTATTGCATTGTGTTTTTCTCCTTAGATATGTTTAGTTTCTTTAATTTCTTTGTTTGGTTACAGTGTGTTGTAGGGAGTACTATATTAACGTTGTTATTCCTTTTAGTAATTGAACATGTAAGGAGTCGGGCATGA
- the mreC gene encoding rod shape-determining protein MreC, which translates to MNNLTEFLAKYKHWFLFVLLEIASLVLLFRFNNYQGSVWFTSANIMAGKVYELSSSLTSYLSMGKMNKELTERNLLLEHQIKELSDQLYDKTRDPNIVRKGQYRFLSDFKLIPAKVVSNSLDKEENFITIDKGSWDGVRKDMGVACGNGVVGVVYLVGTHYSIVLPVLNSKSNISCSIQNRNYFGYLRWTGGAKDVAYLDDIPRHAKFKLGDRIVTSGYSAIFPAGILVGKVKHVYNSEDGLSFRLAVQLSTDFGNLRDVCIIDDATVREKKKVINAANDSIRHLNTDFSETN; encoded by the coding sequence ATGAATAACCTCACTGAATTTCTTGCCAAATATAAGCATTGGTTTCTTTTTGTTTTGCTGGAAATCGCCAGTTTGGTACTTCTGTTCCGCTTCAACAACTACCAAGGAAGCGTGTGGTTTACCTCTGCCAATATCATGGCGGGTAAAGTCTATGAACTGAGTTCTTCACTGACATCGTATCTTTCGATGGGTAAAATGAACAAAGAGCTGACAGAAAGAAATTTACTTTTAGAACATCAAATAAAAGAACTCTCAGATCAGCTTTATGACAAGACTCGAGATCCAAACATAGTACGGAAAGGACAATACAGATTTCTTTCTGATTTTAAATTGATTCCTGCGAAGGTCGTATCTAATTCACTTGATAAAGAAGAGAATTTTATAACCATAGATAAAGGTTCGTGGGACGGAGTTCGGAAAGACATGGGGGTTGCATGTGGGAATGGTGTAGTTGGAGTGGTTTACTTGGTAGGAACACATTATTCTATAGTATTACCTGTCTTGAACTCTAAGTCGAATATTAGTTGTTCCATACAAAATAGGAATTATTTTGGCTATTTAAGATGGACTGGCGGTGCAAAAGACGTTGCTTATTTAGATGATATTCCACGTCATGCGAAATTTAAATTAGGCGATAGAATAGTTACAAGTGGATATTCCGCAATCTTCCCTGCTGGTATTTTAGTAGGTAAGGTAAAGCATGTTTATAATTCAGAAGACGGACTTTCTTTCCGTTTGGCGGTGCAATTGTCTACCGATTTTGGTAATTTACGAGATGTTTGTATTATTGATGATGCTACTGTAAGAGAGAAAAAGAAGGTGATTAATGCTGCAAACGATTCTATAAGACATTTGAATACAGATTTTTCTGAAACAAACTAA
- a CDS encoding rod shape-determining protein, giving the protein MGFFSFIQEIAMDLGTANTIIISDDKIVVDEPSVVALDRRTDKMIAVGNDAKMMYEKEHPNIRTIRPLRDGVIADFTACEQMMRGLIKMVHSGNRLFSPSLRMVIGVPSGSTEVELRAVRDSAEHADGRDVYLIFEPMAAALGMGLDVEAPEGNMIVDIGGGSTEIAVISLGGIVCNNSIRVAGDDLTADIQEYMSRQHNVRVSERMAERIKVHVGSALTDLGDEAPEDYIVHGPNRITALPMEVPVCYQEIAHCLDKTVAKIENAVLSALENTPPELYADIVKNGIYLSGGGALLRGIDKRLTDKINIPFHVAEDPLHSVAKGAGIALNNVDRFSFLMR; this is encoded by the coding sequence ATGGGATTTTTTTCATTTATCCAGGAAATAGCAATGGACCTGGGAACAGCAAATACTATCATTATCAGTGATGATAAGATAGTTGTTGATGAACCTTCAGTAGTAGCACTCGACCGCCGCACGGACAAGATGATAGCCGTTGGCAACGACGCCAAGATGATGTATGAGAAGGAACACCCCAATATTCGTACCATTCGCCCACTTCGAGATGGTGTGATTGCCGACTTTACGGCATGCGAACAAATGATGAGGGGACTTATTAAGATGGTGCATAGTGGTAATCGCTTGTTCTCTCCGTCTTTGCGTATGGTGATTGGTGTACCTTCTGGGTCTACCGAAGTAGAACTGCGTGCAGTCCGCGACTCTGCCGAACATGCCGATGGGCGCGATGTTTATCTTATCTTCGAGCCAATGGCAGCTGCTCTTGGTATGGGGCTTGACGTAGAGGCACCTGAAGGAAATATGATAGTTGATATTGGTGGCGGTAGTACAGAAATAGCTGTTATTTCGTTAGGTGGTATCGTTTGCAATAACTCTATTCGTGTTGCTGGCGACGACCTTACTGCTGATATTCAGGAATATATGAGCCGTCAACACAATGTTCGCGTCAGCGAGCGTATGGCGGAACGTATTAAGGTGCACGTCGGTTCGGCTTTGACCGATTTAGGAGACGAGGCTCCGGAGGATTATATCGTTCACGGGCCAAACCGTATCACGGCGTTGCCAATGGAGGTACCAGTCTGCTATCAGGAAATAGCGCATTGTTTGGACAAGACTGTGGCAAAAATAGAGAATGCAGTTCTTTCTGCTTTGGAGAATACACCGCCTGAATTGTATGCCGATATAGTAAAGAATGGCATCTATTTGAGTGGTGGCGGTGCTTTGTTACGTGGAATTGACAAGCGTTTGACCGATAAGATTAACATTCCGTTCCATGTGGCTGAAGACCCATTGCACAGTGTTGCCAAGGGAGCGGGTATAGCATTGAATAATGTAGACCGTTTCTCGTTCCTGATGAGATAA